One genomic window of Malaciobacter molluscorum LMG 25693 includes the following:
- a CDS encoding PAS domain S-box protein produces MHYKNNNNLSILFVCDDKKSIDKVIEILKKRYNISNIIITDCTKKAFKLYKKMDFNIVITNFSMVNKDELKLIKKIREIDFEQIFVLISKFKRKKDLVNAIKLRIRYFIWYPVQRKEIIEVFDSCIKRISNKYEIQYVNSILEHYKLAVDNSTILSKADKKGVITYANEQFCKISKYNLNELIGKQHNILRHKDMPSETFKDMWNTIKNKKQVWHGIIKNRAKDGSSYIVDATIFPILNQDKEIVEYLGIRHDITEIEQYKELLQDELTNTTNGLKQKIHLIKEFEKAIDVSTSFTRTDTKGVITYVNDKFCQVSGYKKEELLGNTFKCVRHEDFPSLFYEQMWNDLKNKKIWRGIIKNKDKNKNNYFMDTTIIPIVDIDDNIIEYISIKHDISEIVTLNEEIIDTQKEIIFTMGSICESRSNETGSHVKRVAQYSYLLAKLYGLPQKECELLRYASPVHDIGKVAIADSILQKPGKLTIEEFEKMKEHASIGYNMLKNSNRDILKAAATIAHEHHERWDGTGYPNGLKKQNIHIFGRITALCDVFDALASKRCYKEPWELEKILELIKEERAKQFDPILVDLFLNNLDDFLRIKEKYLD; encoded by the coding sequence ATGCATTATAAAAATAATAATAATTTATCTATACTTTTTGTGTGCGATGATAAAAAAAGTATAGATAAAGTTATTGAAATATTAAAAAAAAGATATAACATATCAAATATTATTATTACTGACTGTACAAAAAAAGCTTTTAAACTATATAAAAAAATGGATTTTAATATAGTTATTACAAATTTCTCTATGGTAAATAAAGATGAATTAAAATTAATAAAAAAGATTAGAGAAATTGATTTTGAGCAAATATTTGTATTAATCTCAAAGTTTAAAAGAAAAAAAGATTTAGTTAATGCTATCAAGTTAAGAATAAGATATTTTATTTGGTATCCTGTACAAAGGAAAGAGATTATTGAAGTATTTGATTCTTGTATAAAAAGAATATCAAATAAATATGAAATACAATATGTGAACTCAATTTTAGAACATTACAAATTAGCAGTTGATAATTCAACTATCCTTTCAAAAGCTGATAAGAAAGGAGTAATTACTTATGCAAATGAACAGTTTTGTAAAATCTCAAAATATAATTTAAATGAACTCATTGGTAAACAACATAACATTTTAAGACATAAAGATATGCCATCTGAAACATTCAAAGATATGTGGAATACTATTAAAAATAAAAAGCAAGTATGGCATGGAATTATTAAAAATAGAGCAAAAGATGGATCTAGTTATATAGTTGATGCTACAATTTTCCCTATATTAAATCAAGATAAAGAAATTGTAGAATATTTAGGTATAAGACATGATATTACAGAAATTGAACAATATAAAGAGTTATTACAAGATGAATTAACAAATACAACAAATGGTTTAAAACAAAAAATTCATTTAATTAAAGAGTTTGAAAAAGCAATAGATGTGAGTACTTCTTTTACAAGAACTGATACCAAAGGAGTAATTACTTATGTAAACGATAAGTTTTGTCAAGTATCAGGATATAAAAAAGAAGAGTTATTGGGAAATACTTTTAAATGCGTAAGACATGAAGATTTTCCATCTTTATTTTATGAACAAATGTGGAATGATTTAAAAAATAAAAAAATATGGCGTGGCATAATTAAAAACAAAGATAAAAATAAAAATAATTATTTTATGGATACTACTATAATTCCAATTGTTGATATTGATGATAATATAATTGAGTATATTAGTATAAAACATGATATTTCAGAAATTGTTACTTTAAATGAAGAAATAATTGATACTCAAAAAGAGATTATCTTTACAATGGGTTCTATTTGTGAAAGTAGATCAAATGAGACTGGAAGTCATGTAAAAAGAGTTGCTCAATACTCTTATTTATTAGCAAAACTATATGGATTGCCTCAAAAAGAGTGCGAATTATTAAGATATGCTTCTCCTGTGCATGATATTGGGAAAGTTGCAATTGCTGATAGCATTTTGCAAAAACCAGGAAAGCTTACTATTGAAGAATTTGAAAAGATGAAAGAGCATGCTTCAATAGGATATAATATGTTAAAAAACTCAAATAGAGATATTTTAAAAGCAGCTGCAACAATTGCACATGAACATCATGAGAGATGGGATGGTACAGGCTATCCTAATGGTTTAAAGAAACAAAATATTCATATATTTGGAAGAATTACAGCGCTTTGTGATGTATTTGATGCGCTTGCAAGTAAAAGATGTTATAAAGAACCATGGGAATTAGAAAAAATTCTAGAATTAATAAAAGAAGAAAGAGCAAAACAATTTGATCCTATTTTAGTAGATCTATTTTTAAATAATTTAGATGATTTTTTAAGAATAAAAGAGAAATATCTTGATTAA
- a CDS encoding ArsR/SmtB family transcription factor: MIVDCCDHTKEVENVKKTLVDDEILYDLADLFKSFADSTRIKIISMLKEEELCVGALSELINVNQSAVSHQLRVLKNAKIVKPRRDGKNIFYSLDDEHIKRIYDMGLEHIIKG, translated from the coding sequence ATGATTGTAGATTGTTGTGATCATACAAAAGAAGTAGAAAATGTAAAAAAAACACTTGTTGATGATGAAATACTTTATGATTTAGCTGACTTATTCAAAAGTTTTGCAGATAGTACAAGAATTAAAATAATCTCGATGTTAAAAGAAGAAGAGTTATGTGTGGGAGCACTTAGTGAACTTATAAATGTAAATCAATCTGCTGTTTCACATCAATTAAGAGTATTAAAAAATGCAAAAATAGTAAAACCACGAAGAGATGGTAAAAATATATTTTATAGTTTAGATGATGAACATATAAAAAGAATATATGATATGGGATTAGAACATATCATAAAAGGATAA